One region of Triticum aestivum cultivar Chinese Spring chromosome 6B, IWGSC CS RefSeq v2.1, whole genome shotgun sequence genomic DNA includes:
- the LOC123134864 gene encoding uncharacterized protein — MANPSTSSRSSCAAPSGTKLTCLCSPTNHPGSFRCTRHRNPRGRPQTSSPPSSGRPSHQSAASGASAAVRVEGIVRSGGVGTGGRTGKGRFVLRAHLLRLVSPPSSDGHDHRRCRDFKPRPSRLGRLAVTA, encoded by the coding sequence ATGGCGAACCCATCCACGAGCTCGCGGTCGTCGTGCGCGGCTCCCAGTGGCACCAAGCTCACCTGCCTCTGCTCGCCGACCAACCACCCGGGCTCCTTCCGCTGCACTCGCCACCGCAACCCGCGGGGGCGACCGCAGACGTCCTCGCCGCCGTCGTCCGGCCGCCCGTCGCATCAGTCGGCCGCTTCTGGCGCGAGCGCGGCGGTGCGCGTCGAGGGGATCGTCAGGAGCGGCGGTGTCGGCACGGGCGGCAGGACCGGCAAGGGCCGGTTCGTCCTGCGCGCGCACCTGCTGCGGCTGGTCAGCCCGCCGTCCTCCGACGGCCACGACCACCGCCGCTGCCGCGACTTCAAGCCCCGCCCGTCCAGGCTGGGGCGCCTAGCCGTGACCGCGTGA